A genomic region of Macrobrachium nipponense isolate FS-2020 chromosome 40, ASM1510439v2, whole genome shotgun sequence contains the following coding sequences:
- the LOC135211828 gene encoding immunoglobulin G-binding protein H-like: MVQFFVDFMASDSSACLDEAGNQEDEFDHSGFEEDHVSDNEVEYGRSRNEEGDHPDSEEETRNLDTSRKFEEVIRKNKNLFLRFEKERLEKDQLIYELLDKVEGLTVVGLQMEEQIIHLERLNKDKERKISSMSVEMQKLKSEMIEKAKVTDVQRKENEERDQMLIILESTVSVLSMEKDTLHRDLQQNDKSRDEMQMKINKLNQDLEGLRKENGRKEKNIEKLKRENENKSLKMKGLEDELQVLTIQTQMAHENLKELDKCKRESAEKNEELEKLREQKLQKDSEILRLENKCTQKQLEVSGLLKESKSVVAEQPTANGKMNDLIRRNVQLEFDLAEMKEQLETRVFEEMEALLEIVRPQEEILAQDTMISCLGKVKILNGSKNYKEKEVCRRERTITKAEDKKASDKTRCLRKPQINCKALYRRMDSIEEELRQIKGLERPSAGTKRHSEAPNETPSIEKPLNRDELHQKMGLISAANLQRLEREAKMVQELYKINAVT; the protein is encoded by the coding sequence ATGGTTCAGTTCTTTGTCGATTTCATGGCCTCGGACAGCTCTGCCTGTCTTGATGAGGCTGGAAATCAGGAGGACGAATTTGATCACTCTGGCTTTGAAGAAGACCATGTTTCGGATAACGAAGTAGAATACGGACGTTCCAGGAATGAAGAAGGCGACCATCCAGATAGTGAAGAAGAAACAAGGAATTTAGATACAAGTCGGAAGTTCGAGGaagtaataaggaaaaataaaaatcttttcttgaggtttgagaaagagagattagAAAAGGATCAGCTGATCTACGAATTACTGGACAAGGTAGAGGGCCTGACCGTAGTAGGACTGCAGATGGAAGAACAGATCATACACCTCGAACGACTAAACAAAGACAAGGAAAGAAAGATCAGTTCAATGTCCGTAGAGATGCAGAAGCTGAAAAGCGAAATGATTGAAAAGGCGAAGGTTACAGATGTCCAAAGGAAGGAAAACGAGGAGAGAGACCAGATGCTAATTATTTTGGAAAGCACGGTCTCAGTTCTCTCGATGGAGAAGGACACTTTGCATCGAGATCTACAGCAAAACGATAAAAGCCGAGacgaaatgcaaatgaaaatcaaCAAGCTGAATCAGGACCTAGAAGGACTCCGAaaagagaatggaaggaaagaaaagaacatagaaaagctgaagagggagaacgagaaCAAGTCCTTGAAGATGAAAGGTTTAGAGGACGAGTTACAAGTTCTCACCATTCAGACACAGATGGCCCACGAAAATTTGAAAGAGCTCGACAAATGTAAAAGAGAATCAGCTGAGAAAAACGAGGAACTGGAAAAGCTGAGAGAACAGAAATTGCAGAAGGATAGCGAGATCCTGCGACTGGAAAATAAATGCACCCAGAAACAATTAGAAGTCAGCGGTTTACTGAAAGAATCTAAATCTGTTGTAGCAGAACAACCGACGGcaaatggaaagatgaatgacCTGATTAGGAGGAACGTTCAACTTGAATTCGACCTTGCTGAGATGAAGGAGCAACTAGAGACCAGGGTTTTTGAAGAGATGGAAGCATTACTGGAAATCGTAAGACCCCAAGAAGAGATCTTGGCGCAAGATACGATGATCAGCTGCTTGGGAAAGGTCAAAATCCTTAATGGATCaaagaattataaagaaaaggaAGTTTGCAGAAGAGAGAGGACGATAACGAAAGCTGAGGACAAAAAGGCTTCGGATAAAACTCGGTGTCTGAGGAAGCCCCAGATCAACTGCAAAGCCCTCTACCGACGAATGGACAGCATCGAGGAAGAACTTCGCCAAATCAAAGGATTGGAGCGACCTTCAGCTGGCACCAAGAGGCACTCAGAGGCCCCAAATGAAACTCCATCAATTGAGAAGCCTCTAAACAGAGACGAATTGCACCAGAAAATGGGGCTGATATCTGCAGCCAACCTACAACGACTGGAGCGAGAAGCTAAAATGGTCCAAGAACTCTACAAGATAAACGCCGTCACGTAA